Proteins encoded within one genomic window of Flavobacterium gilvum:
- a CDS encoding NADH-quinone oxidoreductase subunit N — MTTLIAIIGLGVLSLIFEIFDFRKAIIPISIIGLLAILGLNVSEFNSPESYYNNMIVVNNFSVTFSSLFIVLTLFLIALGHSFYENHQSKLSDYIAIKIFLLSGAVAMVSFGNLAMFFLGIEILSISLYVLAASNRVNVKSNEAGMKYFLMGSFASGVILFGICMIYGAMGSFDIVEIGEMSQSAELPIWFPIGISLVTIGMLFKIAAVPFHFWAPDVYEGSPTLTTALMSTLAKVVAIATLYKLLSGMHADINYSFQLVVVVISILSMTVGNIMALRQVNVKRMLAFSGISHAGFMLMALLTLATSAGSLLYYTSAYALSGIAAFSVILYVCKNRENEDIVNFHGLGKTNPLLAAILTGSLLSMAGIPIFAGFFAKLVLFSQTIQAGYLVVVIFAVINSIVSVGYYFKLILAMYTKEPNETRTGKPFLIYAVAVVSILLNIIIGLFPSLVLDLLA, encoded by the coding sequence ATGACAACATTAATAGCTATAATAGGATTAGGTGTTTTAAGCCTTATATTTGAAATCTTTGATTTTAGAAAAGCAATTATTCCAATATCAATTATTGGATTATTAGCCATTCTAGGACTTAACGTTTCCGAATTTAATTCTCCTGAAAGTTACTACAACAACATGATTGTTGTAAATAACTTTTCGGTTACTTTTTCTAGTCTATTTATCGTATTAACCTTGTTTTTGATTGCTTTAGGACATAGTTTTTACGAAAATCACCAAAGCAAGCTTTCAGATTATATAGCTATTAAAATCTTCTTATTATCTGGGGCAGTAGCCATGGTTTCTTTTGGAAATCTGGCCATGTTCTTTTTAGGAATAGAAATATTATCGATATCGCTTTATGTACTTGCTGCAAGCAACAGGGTAAATGTAAAAAGTAACGAAGCCGGTATGAAATACTTCCTGATGGGTTCATTTGCATCCGGAGTTATACTATTTGGTATTTGTATGATTTATGGCGCGATGGGATCATTCGACATTGTTGAAATTGGTGAAATGTCACAATCTGCAGAACTTCCTATTTGGTTCCCAATCGGTATTTCATTGGTTACTATCGGAATGCTATTTAAAATCGCTGCCGTACCATTCCATTTTTGGGCTCCAGACGTTTATGAAGGTTCCCCAACTTTGACTACTGCCTTGATGAGCACTTTGGCAAAAGTTGTGGCAATTGCAACACTTTATAAATTATTATCAGGTATGCATGCCGATATTAATTACTCGTTCCAACTTGTAGTGGTCGTTATTTCGATTTTGTCTATGACTGTTGGTAATATCATGGCATTAAGACAAGTCAATGTAAAACGTATGCTGGCATTTTCGGGTATTTCGCATGCCGGATTTATGCTAATGGCGTTATTGACTTTAGCCACTTCGGCCGGAAGTTTATTGTATTACACTTCGGCTTATGCATTATCTGGTATTGCCGCATTCAGCGTTATATTATATGTATGTAAGAACCGAGAAAACGAAGACATCGTAAACTTTCACGGCTTAGGAAAAACAAATCCATTGTTGGCAGCCATATTAACAGGATCATTGCTTTCGATGGCAGGTATCCCGATATTTGCAGGTTTCTTTGCCAAACTGGTTTTGTTCAGCCAAACGATTCAGGCGGGTTATTTAGTAGTGGTTATATTTGCGGTTATCAACTCTATTGTAAGTGTTGGTTATTACTTCAAATTGATTTTGGCAATGTACACCAAAGAACCAAACGAAACCCGTACTGGAAAACCATTCCTGATTTATGCAGTTGCGGTTGTTTCCATTCTCTTGAATATCATCATCGGATTATTCCCTTCACTGGTTTTGGATTTATTAGCATAA